The following proteins are co-located in the Synchiropus splendidus isolate RoL2022-P1 chromosome 14, RoL_Sspl_1.0, whole genome shotgun sequence genome:
- the c14h11orf96 gene encoding uncharacterized protein C11orf96 homolog translates to MTSAMEEFPQRLPIPKGPARGKFCFRRPREARFKTQPVTFAEIAEVEEEGSSPVEEEKARRSFQQSLENLVRSSQTLHGPTTTHHGF, encoded by the coding sequence ATGACCTCAGCCATGGAAGAGTTCCCTCAGCGGTTGCCGATACCCAAGGGCCCAGCCAGAGGCAAGTTCTGCTTCCGCCGTCCACGTGAGGCTCGCTTCAAAACACAGCCAGTCACATTTGCTGAGATTGCAGAAGTTGAAGAAGAAGGCTCCTctccagtggaggaggagaaggcgcGTCGCTCCTTTCAGCAGTCACTGGAAAACTTGGTACGAAGCTCGCAGACTCTCCATGGCCCAACAACCACTCATCACGGTTTTTGA